A part of Maridesulfovibrio hydrothermalis AM13 = DSM 14728 genomic DNA contains:
- a CDS encoding peroxiredoxin: MSCGHKGTEELTSAACIGEPVPEFVMEAFDPEDCGFCEVKFEEVKKAGKWLILFFYPADFTFVCPTELADLAQKHAELEKLGCEVVSVSTDTKFVHLAWKTDERLLQDVKYKMAADPTGEVSDYFGVYDPATGLALRGTFIINPDGVLVSSEVNFYNVGRNAEELLRKVEANVYLKDHPAEACPARWTPGDKTLTPSEKLVGKVYEQLNEEC; encoded by the coding sequence ATGAGTTGTGGACACAAAGGTACTGAAGAATTGACATCAGCGGCATGCATCGGCGAACCCGTTCCTGAATTTGTTATGGAAGCGTTCGATCCTGAAGATTGCGGATTTTGCGAAGTTAAATTTGAAGAAGTAAAAAAAGCCGGCAAATGGCTGATCCTTTTCTTCTACCCTGCAGATTTTACTTTTGTCTGCCCGACTGAGCTTGCTGATCTTGCTCAGAAACATGCGGAGCTTGAAAAACTGGGCTGCGAAGTGGTCTCTGTTTCCACCGATACCAAGTTTGTGCACCTTGCATGGAAAACAGATGAAAGACTGCTTCAGGATGTAAAATATAAAATGGCGGCAGATCCCACCGGCGAAGTTTCTGACTATTTCGGCGTATATGATCCTGCGACAGGTCTCGCATTGCGCGGAACTTTTATCATCAATCCTGATGGAGTTCTCGTCTCCTCCGAAGTTAACTTCTACAATGTGGGTCGTAACGCTGAAGAGCTGCTGCGCAAAGTTGAAGCAAATGTATATCTCAAAGATCATCCGGCAGAAGCCTGCCCAGCAAGGTGGACTCCCGGTGACAAAACCCTCACTCCTTCCGAAAAACTGGTAGGAAAGGTTTACGAACAGCTTAACGAAGAGTGCTAA
- a CDS encoding tetratricopeptide repeat protein — MFKKLRLKYHERMAFNGFVKSDFDTALKHFRKIAGLVPEKEGIDFNSAVCLMSLRRYDEAEKYLQSELEKGNEGLPLKQALAENAFHCGLREEALNRYNNILKYDLPDKVRMFTELKKNVMEDEKRFKDALKSRTEMEKGDSLLAQGDHKKARKHFAKAARLDPTCFQAHNNLGVIAMNFLNDYKAALTHFEKADSLNDIPAVQMNIQRLNEALLKEQEHADD, encoded by the coding sequence ATGTTTAAAAAACTCCGCTTGAAATATCACGAAAGAATGGCTTTCAACGGCTTCGTCAAGTCTGATTTTGATACGGCTTTAAAGCATTTCCGCAAAATTGCCGGTCTTGTTCCTGAAAAAGAAGGAATAGACTTCAACTCCGCAGTCTGTCTCATGTCACTGCGCCGCTATGATGAAGCTGAAAAGTATCTGCAAAGCGAGCTTGAAAAAGGTAACGAAGGGCTTCCGCTTAAACAGGCTTTGGCTGAAAACGCCTTTCACTGCGGACTGCGCGAAGAGGCGTTAAACCGTTATAATAATATTTTAAAATATGATCTTCCAGACAAAGTGCGCATGTTCACCGAGTTGAAAAAGAATGTTATGGAAGATGAAAAAAGATTCAAAGATGCACTGAAGAGCCGAACAGAAATGGAAAAAGGCGACTCCCTGCTTGCACAGGGTGATCACAAAAAAGCCCGCAAACATTTCGCCAAAGCAGCCAGACTGGACCCTACCTGCTTTCAGGCCCACAACAACTTAGGTGTCATCGCCATGAACTTTTTAAATGATTACAAGGCAGCCCTGACTCACTTTGAAAAAGCTGACAGCCTAAACGATATTCCTGCGGTGCAGATGAATATCCAGAGGCTTAATGAAGCACTGCTAAAGGAGCAAGAACATGCTGATGACTAA
- a CDS encoding glycine zipper domain-containing protein, with amino-acid sequence MKKLIPLLIVCFLFAASGCANKAQTGAGIGALAGATIGALTFKNKASGAAIGAGVGMLMGYIVGNEWDKSDEQQISKTLENNASGQTSSWTNPDTGKSYSAAPSPAYVKQGQVCRDVTITEDGGEQIMAKACRSDDGVWRLQQ; translated from the coding sequence ATGAAGAAATTGATCCCTTTGCTAATCGTGTGTTTTCTTTTTGCAGCAAGTGGCTGTGCCAATAAAGCTCAGACCGGTGCCGGAATCGGCGCGCTTGCCGGTGCGACCATCGGAGCTTTGACCTTTAAAAATAAAGCTTCAGGAGCCGCTATCGGGGCCGGTGTAGGTATGTTGATGGGCTATATCGTGGGTAATGAGTGGGATAAATCTGATGAACAGCAGATCTCTAAAACTCTGGAAAACAATGCTTCCGGTCAGACGTCTTCATGGACAAACCCTGATACTGGAAAATCATACAGTGCTGCTCCTTCTCCTGCATATGTCAAGCAAGGGCAGGTCTGCCGCGATGTCACAATTACTGAAGACGGTGGCGAACAGATTATGGCCAAAGCATGCCGCAGCGATGACGGCGTATGGAGACTTCAGCAATAG
- a CDS encoding amidohydrolase family protein — protein MDRRKFLKLVSTGTVVCSVQGIFTLTGCGGSNVIRKKVQADPEWFMNGTPKYMVSDSHFHYVDFLQDTEGLNALLRNMNGNGVEHIMMSGMPLIKKWNKDDPVPPKYYLDNNSRTYWYSATDYYVAETVETIPEAERYRFHPYICAFNPTDKYGVEHVKRMITQYGDLWEGIGEIFGHRDDLTNLTYGERARANHVALDPVYELAARKDLPVCLHNNCTSRNKLDNPVYVYEVEDALKKHPETRITWAHAGLSRYLDVDQDKYTEMLGKMLSQYSNLWIDLSWIVYEDFITDGRHMYEVKSCWLELINSFPDKFMIGSDAVGNFKNYAFNIRKYYTLLDNLPKDTAKKVARDNYLSTLPERVRKKLAERERV, from the coding sequence ATGGATCGCCGGAAGTTTTTAAAACTTGTATCAACGGGGACAGTGGTTTGCTCTGTACAGGGGATTTTTACTCTTACCGGATGTGGCGGCAGTAATGTTATCCGCAAAAAAGTTCAGGCTGATCCAGAATGGTTTATGAATGGAACGCCGAAGTACATGGTTTCAGATTCGCATTTTCATTACGTTGATTTTTTGCAGGATACCGAAGGGCTGAACGCCCTGCTTCGTAATATGAATGGAAACGGAGTGGAGCATATCATGATGTCCGGCATGCCGCTGATTAAAAAGTGGAATAAGGACGATCCGGTTCCGCCTAAATATTATCTGGATAACAACTCCCGTACTTATTGGTATTCTGCCACGGATTATTATGTGGCGGAAACTGTTGAGACTATTCCGGAAGCTGAACGTTATCGTTTTCATCCATATATCTGCGCCTTTAACCCGACGGATAAATATGGTGTGGAGCATGTGAAGCGTATGATTACGCAGTATGGTGACCTGTGGGAGGGTATCGGTGAAATATTCGGTCATCGCGATGATCTTACCAACCTGACTTATGGGGAGAGAGCACGCGCCAATCATGTAGCATTGGACCCTGTTTATGAACTGGCTGCCCGAAAAGATCTTCCGGTCTGCCTGCACAATAACTGCACTTCAAGAAATAAACTGGATAACCCAGTCTATGTTTATGAGGTTGAAGATGCCCTTAAAAAGCATCCCGAAACAAGAATAACATGGGCGCATGCCGGACTCAGTCGCTATCTGGACGTGGATCAGGATAAATATACTGAAATGCTTGGCAAAATGCTCAGCCAGTATAGCAATCTGTGGATTGACCTGTCCTGGATTGTCTATGAGGATTTTATTACCGACGGCAGGCATATGTATGAAGTCAAGTCTTGCTGGCTGGAGCTGATAAATAGTTTTCCAGATAAATTTATGATTGGAAGCGACGCAGTCGGTAATTTTAAGAACTACGCTTTTAATATTAGAAAATACTACACGCTGCTCGATAATCTGCCGAAAGATACAGCAAAAAAAGTGGCCCGTGATAACTACCTGTCCACCTTGCCTGAAAGGGTGCGCAAAAAGTTGGCAGAACGGGAGAGAGTTTAA
- a CDS encoding HAMP domain-containing methyl-accepting chemotaxis protein: MNLLSNMKVGVRIGLLAAILLLLMVASAGIGLNLTASSNSGLETVYLDRIVPLKQLKIISDEYAVNVVDTSHKVRSGALTWSQGIHNLDVAQKKIAHELEAYLATELVQDEVDLVKEIKPLLVKADASIKLLRSIFESHNTEKLVSYINKELYPVIDPVTEVIARLIDVQLVVASQVYSKAEATFHGGQQVMIFIIISAVILAILITFFIGRSLTSQLGGEPQTIQHIASRIAAGDLKAASEINRSKAQGVSKAMLEINDSLTSISQELESAVGKIRLGELRFRGDANQLSGFFAAIMDNSNNLADSLVNYLDDIANPITCFSINQETLFMNKASTDSTDLTPAQSSREKCIKFFQNSGCSGSNCPNYETILNGTDLSSKEMHDNSDITVSYTGIPIVDENENLTGIFEILVDQTAVVGMQRKIANLAEQASTISERLSSSASDLSNQVDEASGGAQIQSARTAETATAMEEMNATVLEVAQNAGRAADNTNLTKDKALHGADVVEKVVDAIGEVQRQADSLKVDTEEMGKQAEAIGNIIEVISDIADQTNLLALNAAIEAARAGEAGRGFAVVADEVRKLAEKTMTATTEVNNAISAIQDSSRKNIISTESAAKTVGKSTELANQAGDVLKEIVAFSDSSSEQVQSIAAASEQQSATAEEITRSTEEVDKISQETSSAMNEAARSVDEIATMTRELDKLVQAMVSS, translated from the coding sequence ATGAACTTACTAAGTAATATGAAGGTAGGAGTAAGAATAGGATTACTGGCAGCCATTCTGCTCCTTCTGATGGTCGCCTCTGCCGGCATCGGTCTCAACCTGACAGCAAGCTCAAACAGTGGCCTTGAAACTGTATACCTCGACCGGATCGTCCCGCTAAAACAGTTAAAAATCATCTCTGATGAGTATGCCGTAAACGTTGTGGATACTTCCCACAAAGTCCGCAGCGGAGCTTTGACCTGGAGTCAGGGAATTCATAATCTGGATGTTGCACAAAAAAAGATAGCCCATGAGCTTGAAGCATATTTAGCAACAGAACTTGTTCAGGATGAAGTTGACTTAGTTAAAGAAATCAAACCGCTTCTGGTCAAAGCAGATGCATCGATCAAGCTTCTGCGGTCCATTTTCGAATCCCACAATACAGAAAAACTTGTTTCATATATCAATAAGGAACTTTACCCGGTCATCGACCCAGTGACCGAAGTTATTGCACGGCTTATTGATGTGCAGCTTGTTGTGGCAAGTCAGGTTTACAGTAAAGCAGAAGCCACATTCCACGGCGGACAGCAAGTGATGATATTCATCATTATCTCAGCAGTCATTCTTGCTATTCTCATTACTTTTTTTATCGGCCGTTCTTTGACCAGCCAACTTGGCGGAGAACCACAAACGATCCAGCACATTGCTTCTCGTATTGCAGCCGGTGATCTTAAAGCGGCCAGCGAAATTAACAGAAGCAAGGCTCAGGGCGTCAGCAAAGCCATGCTTGAAATTAATGACAGCCTTACATCTATCTCGCAGGAACTTGAATCTGCCGTGGGGAAAATAAGACTTGGTGAACTGCGCTTTCGCGGTGATGCAAATCAACTTTCCGGCTTTTTTGCCGCAATCATGGATAACAGCAACAACCTTGCAGACTCACTGGTGAATTATCTTGACGATATTGCCAACCCCATTACTTGTTTTAGCATTAATCAGGAAACCTTGTTCATGAATAAAGCAAGTACCGATTCTACTGATCTTACCCCCGCTCAGAGCAGCAGAGAAAAATGCATCAAATTCTTTCAGAATTCAGGGTGCAGCGGAAGCAATTGCCCCAATTATGAAACGATCCTGAACGGTACTGATTTAAGCAGCAAGGAGATGCACGATAACTCCGACATAACAGTCTCCTACACAGGTATCCCTATAGTAGATGAGAATGAGAACCTTACCGGAATATTTGAAATCCTCGTTGATCAGACGGCTGTAGTCGGTATGCAGCGCAAGATTGCAAACCTTGCTGAACAGGCATCAACTATATCTGAACGGCTTTCATCATCCGCTTCTGATCTCAGTAATCAGGTAGATGAAGCCAGCGGCGGAGCACAAATTCAAAGTGCAAGAACAGCAGAGACCGCTACGGCTATGGAAGAAATGAATGCCACGGTACTTGAAGTGGCACAGAACGCAGGAAGAGCTGCGGATAACACCAATTTAACCAAAGACAAAGCCTTACATGGTGCTGATGTTGTAGAAAAAGTTGTAGATGCAATCGGTGAAGTACAGCGACAGGCAGATTCCTTAAAAGTTGACACGGAAGAAATGGGCAAACAAGCTGAAGCCATCGGTAACATTATTGAAGTCATCAGTGATATTGCAGACCAGACCAACCTTCTGGCTCTAAATGCCGCGATTGAAGCGGCCCGTGCCGGTGAAGCCGGACGAGGCTTTGCTGTTGTTGCTGATGAAGTCCGCAAGCTGGCAGAAAAAACCATGACAGCAACCACAGAAGTAAATAATGCTATCAGTGCTATTCAGGATTCAAGCCGCAAGAACATTATATCAACTGAATCTGCCGCTAAAACTGTTGGCAAAAGCACCGAACTGGCAAATCAGGCCGGTGACGTGTTAAAAGAAATCGTCGCTTTTTCAGACAGTTCATCCGAACAAGTGCAGTCAATTGCCGCGGCTTCCGAGCAACAGTCAGCAACGGCTGAAGAAATCACCCGTTCAACAGAAGAAGTTGATAAAATATCACAGGAAACAAGCTCTGCCATGAATGAGGCAGCCCGTTCAGTCGATGAAATTGCAACAATGACCAGAGAACTTGATAAGCTGGTTCAAGCTATGGTTTCCAGCTGA
- a CDS encoding glycerate kinase type-2 family protein: MLMTKEQEHLEQIFAEALSRVDPYKIITNKMTLKDEVLTVVMDEGNIVVDLKEFERIVVIGAGKATAKLARAVEDILGDRIESGLISVKYGHTEKLERIKTIEAAHPVPDENGVRAAKEVEELACSATDRTLVINLISGGGSALLPSPMCAEVDGEKIAITLEDKQSVTKALLSCGADISEINCIRKHLSNLKGGRLLRCLRPARSLNLILSDVVGDNLDTIASGMTSFDRSTYCDAVSIIDHYKIRDKVPAHVIKALELGSKGRLVETLKKDEFQNARAENILIGTNRIALLGARDKAQELGYNVRMLTSRLQGEAANAADMLWAVAQDEREWELIEKKPACIIVGGETVVTIKGNGKGGRNQEMALQFLMRLGQDEQEGKGIHFLAASTDGNDGPTDAAGGFADSEILKKSREMGLSIADYLHDNDSYHFLEKVGALHKTGPTNTNVCDVQMLIVK; this comes from the coding sequence ATGCTGATGACTAAAGAGCAAGAACACCTTGAACAGATTTTTGCAGAAGCTCTAAGCAGAGTTGATCCGTACAAAATTATCACAAACAAAATGACCCTGAAAGATGAAGTCCTGACTGTTGTTATGGACGAAGGGAATATTGTTGTGGATCTCAAGGAATTTGAGCGAATAGTTGTCATCGGCGCAGGCAAAGCCACCGCCAAATTGGCCCGTGCTGTTGAAGACATTCTAGGTGACCGCATTGAATCCGGCCTAATCTCAGTAAAATACGGGCATACTGAAAAGCTGGAACGTATCAAGACCATTGAAGCAGCCCATCCGGTTCCCGATGAAAACGGAGTGCGCGCAGCCAAGGAAGTTGAAGAGCTGGCCTGCTCCGCCACCGATAGAACTCTGGTCATCAATCTGATTTCCGGCGGCGGATCAGCTCTGCTGCCCAGCCCGATGTGCGCTGAAGTGGATGGCGAAAAAATAGCTATCACTCTTGAAGACAAGCAAAGTGTGACCAAGGCACTACTATCCTGCGGTGCTGACATCAGCGAAATCAACTGCATCCGCAAGCATCTTTCAAATCTCAAGGGCGGCCGGCTGCTGCGCTGTCTGCGTCCTGCCCGCAGCCTGAATCTCATTCTCTCGGATGTGGTCGGTGACAATCTGGATACCATTGCCTCCGGCATGACCAGTTTTGACCGCAGCACTTATTGCGATGCGGTTTCCATTATTGACCACTATAAAATCAGAGATAAAGTGCCTGCCCATGTCATTAAGGCCCTCGAACTAGGCAGCAAAGGCAGACTGGTTGAAACATTAAAAAAAGATGAATTTCAAAATGCCCGGGCTGAAAATATCCTTATAGGCACTAACCGTATTGCCCTGCTGGGAGCGCGTGATAAGGCTCAGGAGCTGGGCTACAACGTACGTATGCTGACCTCACGGCTGCAAGGTGAAGCTGCAAACGCCGCCGACATGCTCTGGGCTGTGGCTCAAGATGAACGTGAATGGGAGCTTATTGAAAAAAAACCGGCCTGCATAATCGTTGGCGGTGAAACTGTAGTGACCATCAAAGGCAATGGTAAAGGCGGGCGCAATCAGGAAATGGCCCTGCAATTTCTTATGAGGCTTGGACAGGACGAACAGGAAGGAAAAGGCATCCATTTCCTTGCTGCCTCAACTGACGGCAATGACGGACCGACCGATGCAGCCGGAGGTTTTGCCGATAGCGAAATACTGAAAAAATCCCGCGAAATGGGACTGTCCATAGCAGATTACCTGCATGACAATGACTCCTACCACTTCCTTGAAAAGGTAGGAGCCTTGCATAAAACAGGCCCCACCAACACTAATGTCTGCGACGTGCAGATGCTTATCGTCAAATAA
- a CDS encoding class I SAM-dependent methyltransferase — protein sequence MVWDGFDAEKFDEWFKTPAGRFALEQEVNLMDHLISGWPRRKRKLLEVGCGTGLFLEHLYRCGFDISGVDHSPVMLEAARKRLGKRASLYLCNGEILPFDDNEFDFTVLWTVLEFCSDPDAMLSEAARVSAGGVLVGFLNRHSIYFLTHGKMWTWASESTLRKAKWFSPSEMSRAIKEGTGYKPVVTRSVLPGPMWSWKKQVPWKQLNGFVYPPYVGAFTGCRVDFSNRRPLNPLHAWKHMPSAVSSAKRKALKQECFRDTE from the coding sequence ATGGTCTGGGACGGCTTTGACGCTGAAAAATTTGATGAATGGTTCAAGACACCTGCGGGGCGTTTTGCGCTTGAGCAGGAAGTGAACCTGATGGATCATCTTATTTCCGGTTGGCCCCGCCGTAAGAGAAAGCTGCTTGAGGTGGGCTGCGGGACCGGTCTTTTTTTGGAGCACCTTTATCGTTGCGGCTTTGATATCAGCGGAGTGGATCATTCTCCGGTAATGCTTGAGGCTGCGCGTAAAAGGCTTGGTAAGCGTGCTTCGCTTTATCTTTGTAACGGGGAGATTCTTCCTTTTGATGATAATGAGTTCGACTTTACGGTTCTTTGGACCGTGCTTGAATTCTGTTCCGACCCCGATGCAATGCTCAGTGAAGCTGCAAGGGTTTCTGCGGGCGGTGTTCTGGTGGGATTTCTCAATCGCCATTCTATTTATTTTTTAACTCATGGTAAAATGTGGACCTGGGCTTCTGAGAGTACTTTGCGTAAAGCCAAGTGGTTTTCACCATCTGAAATGAGCAGGGCAATAAAAGAGGGGACCGGCTATAAACCTGTGGTGACCCGTTCTGTGCTGCCCGGTCCGATGTGGAGCTGGAAAAAACAGGTACCGTGGAAGCAGCTTAACGGGTTTGTGTATCCTCCTTACGTAGGTGCTTTTACCGGTTGCAGGGTGGATTTTAGCAATCGCAGACCGTTAAATCCGCTGCACGCATGGAAACATATGCCCTCGGCTGTGTCTTCGGCTAAAAGAAAAGCCCTGAAGCAGGAATGTTTCAGGGATACAGAGTAG
- a CDS encoding FadR/GntR family transcriptional regulator — MFKPIKKVRVSETAAKQLEELIQNKTFAEGEPLPSERKLMKELQVGRGSIREALRILEIKGFIETQPGIGAFVKSYEGDIFSPLSTWLTDNNEAVRHFFEVRLLLEPNTARLASERISEENLEDLQKTHEEFIKTVEDEDLPRAIMVDAEFHRLIAKATGNKVLSSIMDALYRSMIEGWKAPLKVPDRPRKSMNEHADILAAIKNKDGERAADLMTSHLSGAVKDLGDAGL; from the coding sequence ATGTTTAAACCGATCAAAAAAGTAAGAGTTTCAGAAACCGCCGCAAAACAGCTGGAAGAACTGATCCAGAATAAGACTTTTGCCGAAGGTGAACCACTGCCGTCAGAACGCAAACTGATGAAGGAACTACAGGTTGGGCGCGGCTCAATACGCGAAGCTTTGAGAATTCTCGAAATTAAAGGTTTCATTGAAACTCAGCCGGGGATAGGTGCTTTTGTCAAAAGTTATGAGGGTGATATCTTCAGCCCTCTTTCCACATGGCTCACCGATAACAACGAAGCTGTTCGCCATTTTTTTGAAGTAAGATTACTCCTTGAGCCGAACACCGCCCGACTTGCTTCCGAACGCATTTCCGAAGAAAACCTTGAAGATCTTCAAAAGACTCACGAAGAATTTATCAAAACAGTTGAAGATGAAGACCTGCCCCGGGCCATTATGGTGGACGCTGAATTCCACCGCCTTATTGCCAAGGCAACCGGCAACAAAGTTCTCTCGTCCATTATGGACGCTTTATACAGATCAATGATTGAAGGTTGGAAAGCTCCCCTTAAAGTTCCGGACAGACCCCGGAAAAGTATGAATGAGCATGCCGATATTCTAGCTGCGATCAAAAACAAAGACGGAGAACGGGCTGCCGATCTTATGACCTCCCACCTTAGCGGGGCTGTCAAAGATCTGGGAGATGCCGGACTGTAA
- a CDS encoding GntP family permease codes for MVSGGLAVLFLLLCVGIIILLTSRYKVNAFVVLIGVAFLFGLLVGMPLDSIVKFIRAGFGGTLGYIGIVIVAGTIIGVILEKTGAALSMTRSILKLVGKERSPLAMSIAGYVVSIPVFCDSGYVILTPLNKALARETGKSMAVMAVALATGLYATHCLVPPTPGPIAAAGILGADLGRVIAFGVAVSIPGMIAGYLWAIHFAKRYTVDLGEAESYESLVKKFGDLPGGLHAFMPILIPIGLILLKSIAAYPTKPFGEGTLANFLTFIGDPVTALMLGILIALTLVKKEMMGEAVSDWMSKGVKDAALILAITGAGGAFGKILKSSPLADYLGTTLSTMNIGILLPFIIAAAIKTAQGSSTVAIITTASIMAPLMSGLGLDPAFTVLAIGAGAMTVSHANDSYFWVVSQFSNMDVPVAYRAYTSATFVLGTVSIICVAALSVIF; via the coding sequence ATGGTTTCTGGTGGGTTAGCTGTATTATTTCTTTTATTGTGTGTCGGGATAATCATTCTTTTGACCTCCCGATACAAGGTCAATGCCTTTGTAGTTCTCATCGGTGTTGCATTTCTTTTCGGACTGCTGGTAGGGATGCCGCTTGATAGTATTGTCAAGTTCATCCGTGCCGGATTCGGTGGAACTCTCGGTTACATCGGAATCGTAATTGTAGCCGGTACAATTATCGGGGTTATTCTGGAAAAGACAGGTGCAGCCCTGTCCATGACCAGATCCATCCTTAAACTGGTCGGTAAAGAACGCTCTCCTCTGGCTATGTCTATTGCCGGATACGTTGTTTCCATTCCTGTTTTCTGTGACTCCGGCTACGTCATCCTTACACCGCTGAACAAAGCACTGGCCCGTGAGACCGGCAAGTCAATGGCTGTTATGGCTGTAGCCCTTGCGACGGGCCTTTACGCCACTCACTGCCTTGTTCCCCCGACCCCCGGCCCCATTGCCGCTGCCGGTATTCTGGGTGCTGATCTCGGGCGTGTAATCGCTTTCGGTGTTGCTGTGTCCATCCCCGGTATGATTGCCGGTTATCTCTGGGCAATCCATTTTGCCAAACGTTACACTGTGGATCTGGGTGAAGCTGAGTCATACGAATCACTGGTTAAAAAATTCGGAGACCTTCCCGGCGGACTGCATGCCTTCATGCCTATTCTGATTCCCATCGGGCTTATTCTTCTTAAATCTATTGCCGCATACCCCACCAAGCCTTTTGGCGAAGGGACACTGGCAAACTTCCTGACCTTTATCGGCGATCCGGTAACTGCGCTGATGCTCGGTATTCTTATCGCGCTGACTCTGGTTAAAAAAGAAATGATGGGCGAGGCTGTTTCCGACTGGATGAGCAAAGGAGTTAAAGACGCGGCACTCATTCTGGCTATCACCGGTGCGGGTGGTGCTTTCGGTAAAATTCTTAAATCATCACCTCTTGCAGATTATCTGGGTACAACCCTTTCCACTATGAACATAGGTATTCTGCTGCCCTTCATAATTGCCGCGGCTATTAAGACTGCGCAGGGTTCATCCACTGTGGCTATCATAACTACAGCGTCCATCATGGCTCCGCTAATGTCCGGACTGGGACTTGATCCCGCTTTCACCGTGCTTGCTATCGGCGCAGGGGCGATGACTGTATCCCATGCTAATGACTCGTACTTCTGGGTAGTTTCCCAGTTCTCAAACATGGACGTTCCTGTTGCATACAGAGCTTATACATCAGCTACGTTTGTGCTCGGTACTGTTTCCATTATTTGTGTGGCAGCACTCTCTGTCATCTTCTAG